In the genome of Montipora foliosa isolate CH-2021 chromosome 3, ASM3666993v2, whole genome shotgun sequence, one region contains:
- the LOC137997082 gene encoding uncharacterized protein isoform X1, whose protein sequence is MFAVLVSLLIVVLVDAQRPKPCEENKVTLAIYSGLPDPVWKFDSRHESFKTIKEHLDDARAKGITYRHEQMPSILGFRGFLVQPFDAEQADLIVGQETAALQKLLLDTMPEGLIRDDLRKKVLQAIDSGAVSAKIPDKTQSTTPQDVPRVVGKILHYAPPLNLARWNTNCVQPNNNAYNYANDKITNSFAQPGQASGKPITEMTVANVLAAVESDGWLKMDVPPEAPCPAAPEQPNCLVALFVAVGTDYHCMRLDNNTLWSQKLGSAPATNKDGAGNKIPDPRKAVNLPYAPDYKFVSFMKIFTNIIE, encoded by the exons AAGAGAATAAGGTGACTTTGGCCATATATAGTGGTCTTCCTGATCCTGTTTGGAAGTTTGATTCCCGACATGAGAGCTTCAAAACGATTAAGGAGCATTTGGACGATGCCAGAGCCAAAGGAATCACCTACCGTCACGAACAGATGCCCTCCATTCTTGGCTTCAGGGGTTTCTTAGTGCAGCCCTTCGACGCTGAGCAAGCAGACTTAATTGTCGGCCAGGAGACAGCAGCCCTGCAAAAGCTATTGCTGGACACCATGCCCGAAGGATTGATCAGAGACGACTTGCGGAAAAAGGTTTTGCAAGCGATCGACTCAGGAGCTGTCTCAGCTAAGATACCTGATAAAACCCAGAGTACCACCCCTCAAGATGTTCCACGAGTAGTTGGAAAGATACTACACTACGCACCTCCACTGAACTTGGCAAGGTGGAACACCAATTGCGTTCAACCCAATAACAATGCCTACAACTACGCAAACGACAAGATAACCAACAGTTTTGCACAGCCTGGTCAAGCCAGTGGTAAACCAATCACCGAAATGACTGTTGCCAACGTACTTGCAGCTGTCGAAAGTGACGGTTGGTTAAAAATGGATGTGCCTCCAGAGGCCCCTTGCCCCGCGGCACCGGAACAGCCAAACTGCTTGGTGGcactttttgttgctgttg gcaCGGATTACCATTGCATGCGTTTGGATAACAACACACTGTGGTCCCAAAAGCTTGGATCAGCCCCTGCCACAAACAAAGATGGAGCCGGCAACAAGATACCGGATCCAAGGAAGGCTGTCAACCTACCTTACGCTCCAGATTATaagtttgtttctttcatgAAAATTTTTACAAACATAATAGAATAA
- the LOC137997082 gene encoding uncharacterized protein isoform X2 has product MEEENKVTLAIYSGLPDPVWKFDSRHESFKTIKEHLDDARAKGITYRHEQMPSILGFRGFLVQPFDAEQADLIVGQETAALQKLLLDTMPEGLIRDDLRKKVLQAIDSGAVSAKIPDKTQSTTPQDVPRVVGKILHYAPPLNLARWNTNCVQPNNNAYNYANDKITNSFAQPGQASGKPITEMTVANVLAAVESDGWLKMDVPPEAPCPAAPEQPNCLVALFVAVGTDYHCMRLDNNTLWSQKLGSAPATNKDGAGNKIPDPRKAVNLPYAPDYKFVSFMKIFTNIIE; this is encoded by the exons AAGAGAATAAGGTGACTTTGGCCATATATAGTGGTCTTCCTGATCCTGTTTGGAAGTTTGATTCCCGACATGAGAGCTTCAAAACGATTAAGGAGCATTTGGACGATGCCAGAGCCAAAGGAATCACCTACCGTCACGAACAGATGCCCTCCATTCTTGGCTTCAGGGGTTTCTTAGTGCAGCCCTTCGACGCTGAGCAAGCAGACTTAATTGTCGGCCAGGAGACAGCAGCCCTGCAAAAGCTATTGCTGGACACCATGCCCGAAGGATTGATCAGAGACGACTTGCGGAAAAAGGTTTTGCAAGCGATCGACTCAGGAGCTGTCTCAGCTAAGATACCTGATAAAACCCAGAGTACCACCCCTCAAGATGTTCCACGAGTAGTTGGAAAGATACTACACTACGCACCTCCACTGAACTTGGCAAGGTGGAACACCAATTGCGTTCAACCCAATAACAATGCCTACAACTACGCAAACGACAAGATAACCAACAGTTTTGCACAGCCTGGTCAAGCCAGTGGTAAACCAATCACCGAAATGACTGTTGCCAACGTACTTGCAGCTGTCGAAAGTGACGGTTGGTTAAAAATGGATGTGCCTCCAGAGGCCCCTTGCCCCGCGGCACCGGAACAGCCAAACTGCTTGGTGGcactttttgttgctgttg gcaCGGATTACCATTGCATGCGTTTGGATAACAACACACTGTGGTCCCAAAAGCTTGGATCAGCCCCTGCCACAAACAAAGATGGAGCCGGCAACAAGATACCGGATCCAAGGAAGGCTGTCAACCTACCTTACGCTCCAGATTATaagtttgtttctttcatgAAAATTTTTACAAACATAATAGAATAA